AGCTCCTCAGTTTGGATCAGTAATTCCTGGTTCACCCTCTTTAGATCATTGAGCTGCTGTAGCTCAGCTTCTAAACCAGCTGGACCACCACAAATTTGAACTGCATCTACATCTTCTTTTAAGGCCACGGGTAGAGTTAAGTTTCCCTCCAATGCAAGAATAGAATCAGGCAAGTCCATTTCCTTTAGCTTTACTCGAGCTAGCTCACTTCCCTGTTGCAATCTCTCAGCTTGAGCCCGAATGACGTCATCAACCATTTCGGTGTACCTGGACAGAGCTTTAGCACTGTTATCAGGAACAAGACTAGCAAACATCTTCTCCTTGCTTGCGTCCAGAACATCATTCATTGGCATAGGTTTGACCATCGCAAATGCTGGAAGAGGAGGCAAAGAACTGGCTTGTGGAACTCTCATGAGGTATACTCTATCATTCTCCTTCACAGCTCTCGCCaagttttgatttaaattaGTGTCTAGCTTATTAATTGCATCTAAGAGCTGCTGTGCTGCTCCTTTGGAAGAGCTTTTTTTGGCCTCCGACAATGCACTTATCCCACTCTTCAACCTCGCAATTTCCTCTGCAATTTCTTCTTTCTCATGGAGCTCCATACCGCACCTATAGCAGGCCTCAGCATAAAACAAGGCAGCCTTTAGCTGAACATGAGCCAGCCAACCCTTGTCAAAGTGGTAGGTTAAAGGTGCAACATTTAATGCTGCCAAGGCTTCCTCATAATAAATCCCTACCTGTAATCATATGTGCAAACTCATTTTAAAACTGAATGTTGCATTTCTTAATACAAAGAGAAACTTCATCATCTTACATAAAAATAACAGACCAGCCAGAAAATGTCATAGCCTACATAATACCAcgaatgattttttaattataatcaaATACCAGGAAATGTATTACTGAACCTATGCAAGAGAGGTGTTTGTTATCTACcatacaattaaataaaaagttaacTTGACTAAACTACAGAGAATATACAGTGGCAAAAGCTGAAACAAATAAGGTACTATAACCAATAGACAACCTGTCTTGAAATCTTTGCACAGACTCCAGGTGTGCTTCCCTTGGCAATAGTATTCTCAAAAACACACTCCTGAGCCTGCGCTAGCATGAGTCTTTCCAACATCCCAGCACATTCCACTGACATGTCAACCGTGGTGGAGGTACCCATCGATGCCTTCATTGCCACATTGTCTCTCAGGAAGGCAAATGCCCCAGCTGCAGCAATGAAGGAATGTGATGCCTGCCTTCGCCCCTCCACTGCAGATCGATCCAAACTCAATCCCATCTGACTGTGCACTGCCCCTAGATTAAACAAAACTGCAGCTTTCTCTGTGGcaaaaaaaaaggttatataaataatataacaagATTAAGGTAATCATATTATATAGGGAGGGTACAAGTTTGATTTTTAACGACTATTTAGATATTGGCACGAAACTAATTATTAAATACCTTTGCCCTGTTTGGTTTTGAAGCTCCTACTTATTCAATCACTGTTTTCTGTTAAACGAGATTTTGTGATCAAACCCAATTGTCAGTTACTCCTCGAGAAAGATTAACTTTTTGAACTGACCATATAGTTTCAATGACACTGATTGATTATAGTCACCTACCTAATACCAGCTTTTCTAAACAGTGATTCATTTTCCAGATCCCAAACCACACAGGAACACCCTCCAAATGATGCATTGCACTGTTCTTTATCTATTATCTTCTGCATCAGTCGATTAAAATCTTAATCTTGTTGAAGTTTTTACATATCTGGAGCAAATTCGGACGGTATTCCAAAATCCGAACTCCACGATACTTTATGCATTTGGTAAGGAAAATTAGACCAATGTATGTTAGTAGCTCAATCTAAATCAAGTGCAAAGCAATTGTAAGTTGTACTTCATGTATCACCTATTGTACGCATAATTTCAAGTCCAATcaaataaagaagttgaattcaATACCTAGATGAATGTTCTGCTGCACAGCTTTCTGCTTGATCTTGAAAGTATCGTACCAAGTAAAATAAACGGAATTGATATGATCCTTATCAGGCGATATAGGGAAGCGAGATTCAACAGCGCAGAGGGCTTTATAGTAATTTTGCAACATGTCACGGCGAGCAGGTAGAGAATCGCCGGGAACACGTTCGATTTCGGAACGGTACTGTTTGATAGTTTGGAGATCATCTTCGAGGTTTTGAGCTTCGCGTTCGGAGTAGTTGAAAACGATGTAGTTTCGTAAAGGACGATAGAGATCGAGTGATACGGTTTTCTTCTCGTAGATCGCCAGCATGACGTTGGTCGACGACGACGGTGACGCCATGTTTTCCGGTGAACCTTTTGTAGTAGTGATGATTTGCAACGAATATGTTTTCCGGTGAACCTTCTGTATTTGTTTTTACGAAGAAGAAAATGAGAGTTTCGGCGAAAAATCCCAAGCGTGTAATTTGGTCcgtattatttctttaaattatattttgtcttAAAAACACATCTTCTTAgctaattaattgaatttaaatatgcTATCAATTTATAAACGAgcgaaatatatatttaaatttctgTTAAATTTATGagtcattttataaaatgtttcatatttttacaAGAGATTGTGACTACTTGGTATGTCATGTGGCAAATCGGCATGTATCTAATCTAGTTGTTCAAGAAAAGAGTATTTTTAAGGTTGTTAATAGCTTGAAGGGTGAAACTTATAATTTATGTCAAGTTAAAGAGCGGGAATTAAGGGCTCGTTTGGTACGAGAAAGAATTAATTTGGGTATCAATTTCACCACAAGTTTATCTCATATTTGATTGAGATAAATTTACATATTATactgttatttttattccacaTTAAGGATGAGATAATAATTTTGGGATAATTAATCCTAGAATGACTTATTTCGCAACTAAACAAGcactaaatatattaattcGAGCTGTATTTAgctttaattatcatattttttttctctttcgtTATTTTCAATATGACTATATTACTCAGACagataatcaattaaaaataatttatctatatttttataagatGTAAATTAACTTTTTCCTAAACTTTATTTGTAGAATTACATCATCAATATTATTGTTATGGTAAGCTCTCCATAATTTGTATCACGCTTGTTAGTATGTTTCTTTTaggtataaaataaaattaaacacattaaacattatatttaggttattttacatttttatgtaagagagtatgaaataattaatattctcactatttatttgttttattttattttttaacatttcttttataaaaaaactttattctattttgtGTGACAAATtctataattttaacttttcaagTCCAACATATTTGAACACCACAAGATAAAAAGAGATCTcactatatttatattttacatatttttaatttaaaacaacttaaaaataattttttttttcaattatataaaaaaaaaaaattatgcttgttttttcctttttctatatATACCCCATATTCCTCCATTTTATCTCTCTTATAGACAATTTGGGCATCTCATATCAACGAGTCAAAGCTCTTCTCCTTTTCAACAAATCTTctcatttttctccttttctggTTCCTCAGGTATCTTGATCTGCAAACTCCAGCTACTTTAATATCCATTAGCCTTTTTCTTGTTGTGATATGCTCTTTTTGGTGAATTTCATGTGATGTTACTAGCATTTCTAGGGTTTTGTTATGTTGCTTCTGTTTATGTTGAAAATCTGTATTTTTTGGTGAGGTAACTTGTATTCAAGGGTTTTATTCTGTTGCTTCTGGTTTACATTGAAAAAATCTGTACTTTTTTGGTGAGTTTGTTTGGTGAGGTTGCTAGCGTTCTAGGTTTTTTTTCCTATTTGCTTTGGTTTTGGTTGAATATCTCGTTAATTTTAGTCTAGGGAGCTTGATTTGTCCTCAAGTGGAGGAGTGCTGAGATGGGTTTTGTTCTGTTGCTTCAATTTTACATTGAAAAGCTCGTTACTTTTAGTCTATGAAGCGTGATTTGTCCTCTTATTGAATAATGATGAGGTTGGTTTGGAGCGTTAAAATGCTGCCTGGTTCAAAATTCCTTGTCGTTTTTCttgattgttctattctttTTGGTGAGGTTACTAGCATTCTAGAGCTTTCAATTTACAGtgaaatattgttaattttAGTCTAAGAAAAAAGCTTGATTTGTCCTCAAATCGGTAATTACTGAGATGGGTTTGTTATGTTGCTTCATTTACTCGTTAATTTTAGTCTAAGAAGCTTGATTTGTCCTCAAATCAGATAGTACTGAGGTGGGTCTGGATTGTAGAAATGCCAGCTTTTTTCAAAATTCCTTGtcccttttcttgtttgttgcaTACTTTTTGGTGAGGCTACTAGCATTCTAGGGTTTTGTTCTGTTGActtaatttacattgaaaaTCTCATTAATTTTAGTCTAAGATAAGAAGTTTGATTTGTCCACAAATCAAAATAGTACTGAGGTGGGTTTTGTTCTGTAGCTTTAATTTACGTTGAAAAGCTTGTTAATTTTAGTCTAAGAAGTTTGATTTGTCCTCAAATTGGATAGTACTGAGGTGGGTCTGGATTGTAAAAACGCCAGTTGCTTCTAAATTCCTTGTCcttttcttgttgttgtttactattattgcttgaattttttttggtgaCGTTGCTAGCTTACCAGGGCTTCATTCTGTTGCCTTAGGTTGAAAATCTTCTTATTTTAGGTCTAAGAAGCTTGATTTTCCCCCAAATTGAATAGTTGCTTCAAATTATGTTGAAAAGCTTGTTGATTTTAGTCTAAGGAGCTTGATGTGTCCTCAAATTGAATAGTACTGAGGTGGGTATCTAAATCAGGAGGGACAAAGTTCtacatgaaattaattttaatcaGGGTGTAGTTCTTGTATTGACCAAGCTAAGGCAGGACAAGTATCTAATGCTTTTAGAAACTGATAGGCAAGCCTCCCCTGTCCCTTTGCCCACCCCAAATCCATGTTTCTCTAACTGGGAAGCACGAACATCAAATTTCATGCTTCCTATACTTTTCACAATCAACTTTGACACAACACTGATTCATAGATGACAGCCATATAGCTATGTATCTACttgtatcttttatttttgtactaTTGGCACCACTAGTTTTGAAGTGTGGTTTTTCGTAAtagaaaacattttattttaggtGATGCACTTCACTATATTGTTTGTGATGTTAGTCATGTAAAGCTAACAAAGTATATTTCTTTTGCCCTTCATTAATAGTTACCAATGTATTTCTTGAATTGGTACTACTTGCCACTTCTTTAGTTTTATGTTTAGAGCATACAGAGAGATAATATCATCTCCTGCGCTCATCATGTCATcatgatttttcaaatttacaTCCCAATCCATGTCCATGTGCTACATAATGCTAGTATGATGTAGTCTTGCTTAGCCTCCAAATGCGCATAAAAATGTTGCTCAGTTCATAAAAGGTTTGCCTTGTGAAAGGTCAAAAGGTTTTCCAACATTAATTGGAAGCGGAAGGTTAGTTCTCTACAGATGCGTATACATTATATTACAGTAAATCTTCCCCAAAACCCAAGGCACCAAGTCAAGTTACGTTGCACCTTTTATAGCTATTCTTTAGCCTAAAAGTCCAGGCAATCATTGCTAAACCCACATACAACTAATAACTGACCGGGTTACATCAAACAAAAGCAACAATGCAATCAAAATTCAGAGTCTcgtcaaaaaaattgaattacttATACCTGAATGTAAAAAAACTAGAAGTTCAAAACATACAGAAGTAGACAGCGCTGAAGTATTTACAACTATAACATGCTGTTACAAGAAATTCTTGTAGAGGCACAACCTTTGCAGAAGAACAAATTTcttcttgatgaaaataatgCCCCCTATTAGGATTTAgcaaaattctaaattaattatctacAGTAAGAGACGGGGAAGCTCTCTCATAAACTTATTTTGAGTTGAAGATTCAATAAAATGTcttctattatatataaataggtAAACTCAATATCTTGATAGAATAAGTGAGAAAATCTAACCCCATCAATTTGTAGTaatcaattaagaaaaaaagtataTCAGTTCATTAATAAAGGATGTTATATTGTCAAGAAACTTACTGTTTGAATTGCAAATGGCCATTGAATAGTTCTCTTTAATCATGATTCATGAAAAGCAATTGAATCATATGGTTTAGGTGTGCAAAGTTGTataacctcttttttttttggaaacgCAGATTCTTTGAGGAAGTTGGTAGGGGGGGTGATTTGAGCTAGAGATCGGACTTTTGGCTATCTGTTTCGTTGTTATAAGGTAAGAGACCTGTTTCAGTCTGCAAttctacttcttcttttttttcccgtCTTTGCACCCATCAATTGTAACTTCATTTGAGAATGGTCTTGGAGTGGTTACATGGAGTTTGTCTAGTTgacaaagaaataaaatctgaaaGTGGTTAGAACCTGCTTATGATCAAAAGTATATTATGATTCTGCCGATGATAGCTTGTTTGTTATTTTGGTCTAGGCTCATGGTCCAATGGAGTGTTGTTCTTTTTTACTGTTTTGAAAAGCAGTCTTATTTAAGCTTTTCATCGATCTGTTTCATATATAGTCTGCGTTTTTAATTCAGTAAGTCTATCATAGGTAATGGTTGTGCTTACCTTTAAATTTTAGCATCTGATTGATGAATTCTTTAGTGCTAATTAGCTAGATAGAGATGCAAATAAGTGTAAACAAATGACAATgatgaatatgaaatatatgttgTGTTGCATCATTATTAGTGCTTGGCTTGGTGGTTGGTAACTTTAATGTTTGCAACTATTTGTCATATGTGTATTCAGCGTTATGCTCAAATAATGATAAAGAATCTGTTACTTAAAGGACATTATTAGTCTAATTGCTCTTAGATATGAGATTTAGAACCTGTGACATATCTGGTTTGTTAAAATATCAcagtaataaattattttcccATATCATTAATGAATGTGGATTCCTGGTTTGATACCATATTGcagttaaattttatttatagcCTGAAGTCCTTTGTGAATCATTTTCCTAAATCGTCCACATTTCTTACTGTTCCTTGGGTAGATCTACTTTGGATAATAGCCTGATCACATATGCATGTTCAAACTCTCCGCATGGGCATTTGCCTTTAAATTGATTGTCCTTTGTTCAATTTGAAGTAAATTTACTCTCATACAAACAAGCTCTGATTAATGGTGGACATTAGTGGTGGAAGAACTAACATTGTTTCCTTTCTCTTCTTTGAGATGCACTTCTGGTCATCATCATACCAAAATGCAGAGATTTGTTTGTCTCTTACATCTGGATGGATGCCAAGAAGTTTATGCAGTTGGtcgaggagaagaagaagagagctCTTGAGAAGAAAGAAGGCCACTTGAAATGGGAGCAAAAACTTGAAGCTTCAGCTAAAGTGAAGTCTGATGCTGAAGCTGGAGAGAAAACCAAGGCAGCTAAGCATAAAAGGAAATCTGTCTCGGGGTCTGACAGTGGGAGTGACACTGACAGTGagtatgaaaagaaaaaatccaCGAGAAAGTCCCATAAGAAGCACAGGAAGCACCATAGCTCAGATTTGGTTGATTTGGATAGGAAGGACAAGAAATCCAAGCGGAAGCCGAAGAGAAGGTCCTCTGATTCCAGTGATGATAGCTGTAGGGAATATGATGGTAATttagaagaagagagaagaagaaagaagcgCGGCCACAAGAAGCATAGGCATCATGATAGATACTCTGATTCCTCCGACTCTTCAGATGATGAAGACGTGGGAAGAAAACACCATTCAAAGCATCACAAACGTCATCGACGAACACAACCGAATGAATCAGAGTCTTCCAGTGATGATGACCATGTTGCAGCTAGGAAACGAAGCCACTCAAAGCATCATAAACGTCATGGGAGGTTGGATTCAGATGCTTCTGTCTCTTCTAGCGATGAAGAAAAAGTGAACCGTCGTAATCATGGAAAACACAAGAAACGTCATCACAGACCCCATAGTCACGACTCAAGGTCTTCGGATCCTGAAGACCTTAGGCATGATGAGAATGAGGAATTAGATAGAAAAGATAAGCACAGAAAGAATCATCATCGACATGGTCATCACCATCCCAACCATACGCATCGCCACTCAGTTGAAGTGTCGAAGGACAACCATCAACCTCATgacaaaaaggaaagaaatggcGAGGTGGACCATACTTCTGAGGTGCTCAATGTAAGTGATAACAGTGGTGCTCGTGTGACGCAAAATGCTTAGGATGCTACccaatttatgttaattttccaaatttgtGGAGACTTAAATGGCCATTGGAGTTTTACAGTTGGACTGTAATATTCATCTAAAACCCATATTTCCTACTGTTGAATCTTTAAAGTGACTATAGCACATTTGTGCCATTAATGATTCTACTGTGTATTAACAGAAGTATAATGCTTTAggtgaatatatatttatgtctGGGATTTTTAGTGACTTGCCACCTAATACAAACCTTTAGTGGCGACAATAGTTGCCACTAATACATACTTTTAGTGATGAGTATACTTGTATCTTATACCTTTAGTGGTGATTATAATGAGCTTTAGCGGTAAAAATACTTAACTAATACTTGTAGCAACGAATAGAATAGCATCTTATGTTGATCTTTAGTGGCGATTATTATGGGTTCCCACGGCGAAATAGTTGCCACTAATAGATACCTTTAGCGAAGAACATACTTGCATCCTATATATACCTTTAACAGCGACTATAGTTGCCGCTAATACATGCTTTTACCGACAAATAAAATTACCTTTAGTGGCGACTACTATAGCTTTAGCGGCGATTAAAGTTGCCACTAATAATACTTTTATCGACGAGTAAATTCACCTTTCGTGGCGACTTTTATGAGCTTTAGTGGCATTGATAATTGACACTAATTGTACTTTTAACGACGATAAATTTACCTTTCGTGCCGAATATTATGAGCTTTAGCGGCGTTATAGTTGCCATTAAAAATACGACAAATAAATTTACCTTTAGTGGCGATTACAATTGCCACAAAATACTTTTAccaacaaataaattttaactttagaGGCGACTATTACGAGCTTTAGCGGCGATTAAAATTGCCGCTAATAAACTTATCTTTAGTGGCGATCACAATTGCCGCTATAATACTTATACCGACAAATGAACTTATCTTTAGTGGCAACTAATAAGCTTTAGCGGCGAATAAGTTGCCGCTAATAATACTTTTATCGACAAATAAACTTACCTTTAGTGGCGACTATTAACTGCTTTAGCGGCAATTATTCTTTCTGCTAATAATACGTTTACCGACATATAAACTTACCTTTAGCGGCGACTATTAAGAGCTTTAGCGGCGACTATTGTTGCCGCTAATAATACTTTTACCGACATATAAACTTATGGCGACTATTATGAGCTTTAGCGGCGATTATTGTTGCCGCTAATATACTTTTACCGAAATATAAACTTACCTTTAGTGGCGACTGTTATGAGCTTTAGCGGCGACTATTGTTGCCTAATAATACTTTTACCGACATATAAATAGGGGCGGACCCATATGGTGTCCgccgggtgctcgagcacccattaacttcgttacaaaatatatatatctatgtagaaatcaatagatatttgtataaaattaacatagagcacCCAATGAATAAATCATATAGTTGGCCAATGGTTCTAGGATGGGTACTTAAAACTCTTTTAGTGTTGTTGTACCAAGGTTCgaaacacatattttttacaGAGCACCAACAACCTTAAAATCCTAGATCCGCCACCGCATATAAACTTACCTTTAGTGGCGACTTTTATGAGCTTTAGCGGCGATTATTGTTGCCGCTAATAATACTTTTACCGACATATAAACTTACCTTTATTGGCGACTTTTATGAGCTTTAGCGGCGATTATTGTTGCCGCTAATAGTACTTTTACCGACATATAAACTTACCTTTAGTGGCGACTTTTATGAGCTTTAGCGGCGATTATTGTTGCCGCTAATAATACTTTTACCGAAATATAAACTTACCTTTAGTGGCGACTGTTATGAGCTTTAGCGGCGACTACTGTTGCcgctaataatatttttaccgaCATATAAACTTACCTTTACTGGCGACTGTTATGAGCTTTAGCGGCGACTACTGTTGCCGCTAATAATAATTTTACCGACATATAAACTTACCTTTAGTGGCGACTTTTATGAGCTTTAGCGGCGATTATTATTGC
The window above is part of the Solanum pennellii chromosome 5, SPENNV200 genome. Proteins encoded here:
- the LOC107020598 gene encoding vacuolar-sorting protein BRO1 isoform X1 — translated: MASPSSSTNVMLAIYEKKTVSLDLYRPLRNYIVFNYSEREAQNLEDDLQTIKQYRSEIERVPGDSLPARRDMLQNYYKALCAVESRFPISPDKDHINSVYFTWYDTFKIKQKAVQQNIHLEKAAVLFNLGAVHSQMGLSLDRSAVEGRRQASHSFIAAAGAFAFLRDNVAMKASMGTSTTVDMSVECAGMLERLMLAQAQECVFENTIAKGSTPGVCAKISRQVGIYYEEALAALNVAPLTYHFDKGWLAHVQLKAALFYAEACYRCGMELHEKEEIAEEIARLKSGISALSEAKKSSSKGAAQQLLDAINKLDTNLNQNLARAVKENDRVYLMRVPQASSLPPLPAFAMVKPMPMNDVLDASKEKMFASLVPDNSAKALSRYTEMVDDVIRAQAERLQQGSELARVKLKEMDLPDSILALEGNLTLPVALKEDVDAVQICGGPAGLEAELQQLNDLKRVNQELLIQTEELLQQEATEDAQFRSQFGTRWTRPQSSTLTKNLQDRLNRFAGNLKQAAESDTRIERSVRDHAALMSILDSRPIESALPTLARPIMSLDANEDAIAGALKQSLRQLEGLGAQRAGLEDMLKEMKRKDDILPKLMTSTGSHEDLFRKEVAKYDHICEEISKNLEAQEQLLLQIQAQNVDFASTFNLEDYKASRERTYKQIEAAISKYQEIKENINEGLKFYVTLQDAITNVKQQGSDFVMTRNMQCREMMDDVQRQMSGLSFQENKGSNGYTYPSASQSHQVPRSNPQPPADPANIPNAVRPPAPTYQPPHQPAMPGYTQNPPPYGPPQPQPPPPYNLQASGPPYPPTQHQQQPPPSHDYGQPAYPGWRGPYYNAPPQQPAPLQQQGSMPRPPYTVPSPYHLPPHQSGYYRQ
- the LOC107020830 gene encoding sarcoplasmic reticulum histidine-rich calcium-binding protein encodes the protein MDAKKFMQLVEEKKKRALEKKEGHLKWEQKLEASAKVKSDAEAGEKTKAAKHKRKSVSGSDSGSDTDSEYEKKKSTRKSHKKHRKHHSSDLVDLDRKDKKSKRKPKRRSSDSSDDSCREYDGNLEEERRRKKRGHKKHRHHDRYSDSSDSSDDEDVGRKHHSKHHKRHRRTQPNESESSSDDDHVAARKRSHSKHHKRHGRLDSDASVSSSDEEKVNRRNHGKHKKRHHRPHSHDSRSSDPEDLRHDENEELDRKDKHRKNHHRHGHHHPNHTHRHSVEVSKDNHQPHDKKERNGEVDHTSEVLNVSDNSGARVTQNA